One window of the Diospyros lotus cultivar Yz01 chromosome 12, ASM1463336v1, whole genome shotgun sequence genome contains the following:
- the LOC127814267 gene encoding NADH dehydrogenase [ubiquinone] 1 alpha subcomplex subunit 9, mitochondrial, translating into MQAVSRRLGHRSLQSSTAICSLKSIYPLSDHQYGADHPRYAFTLATKGAGHIVRKGTGGRSSVSGIVSTVFGATGFLGRYVVQRLAKMGSQVLVPFRGSEDSPRHLKLMGDLGQIVPMKYNPRDENSIKAVMAKANVVINLIGREYETRNYSFEEANHHMAEHLAVIAKEHGGIMRFIQVSCLGASASSPSRMLRAKAAAEEAIMRVLPEATIMRPAVMIGTEDRILNRWAQFAKNYGFLPLIGDGATKIQPVYVVDVASAIVAALKDDGTSMGKLYELGGPEIFTVHQLAELMYDTIREWPHYVKVPFPIAKAIATPREMFLNKVPFPLPTPAIFNLDLINALTQDTVVSPDALTFEDLDIMPHKLKGYPVEFLIQYRKGGPQYGSTVSEKVTPEPWP; encoded by the exons ATGCAAGCCGTATCGAGGCGATTAGGGCACCGATCTTTGCAGTCCTCAACTGCAATTTGCTCTCTCAAATCCATCTACCCGCTCTCGGATCATC AGTATGGAGCTGATCATCCCCGGTATGCATTTACACTTGCCACCAAAGGTGCGGGGCATATAGTTCGCAAGGGCACTGGTGGGAGATCTTCTGTCAG TGGCATTGTATCTACAGTTTTTGGGGCGACTGGGTTTCTTGGGCGCTATGTTGTGCAACGGCTTG CTAAAATGGGGTCTCAAGTATTGGTGCCTTTTCGAGGTTCTGAGGATTCACCTCGTCATCTCAAATTGATGGGTGATTTGGGACAG ATAGTTCCGATGAAATACAACCCAAGAGATGAAAATTCTATAAAAGCCGTAATGGCAAAGGCTAATGTTGTTATTAATCTTATTG GAAGGGAATATGAAACCCGGAATTATAGCTTTGAGGAAGCAAACCATCATATGGCAGAACATCTTGCAGTG ATTGCCAAGGAACATGGTGGTATTATGAGATTTATACAAGTTTCTTGCTTGGGGGCATCTGCATCTTCTCCATCCAGGATGCTAAGAGCTAAAGCTGCTGCAGAGGAAGCTATCATGAGAGTATTACCAGAG GCCACAATAATGAGACCTGCAGTAATGATTGGTACAGAAGATAGGATACTAAACCGGTGGGCACAGTTTGCAAAAAACTATGGCTTCCTTCCACTCATTGGGGATGGAGCTACAAA AATTCAACCCGTGTATGTTGTTGATGTTGCATCTGCAATTGTTGCTGCCTTAAAAGATGATGGCACTAGCATGGGGAAATTGTACGAACTTGGTGGACCAGAAATCTTCACTGTGCATCAACTG GCAGAGCTTATGTATGACACGATTCGTGAATGGCCTCACTATGTTAAAGTTCCTTTCCCCATTGCTAAG GCAATTGCAACTCCTCGTGAGATGTTTCTCAATAAAGTACCCTTTCCACTGCCAACCCCGGCTATATTCAATCTAGATCTGATCAATGCCCTTACTCAAGATACAGTTGTATCACCAGACG CCTTAACTTTTGAAGATCTTGATATTATGCCACATAAGCTGAAGGGATATCCTGTCGAGTTCCTTATCCAATACCGAAAGGGTGGGCCACAATATGGCTCTACTGTCAGTGAAAAAGTAACACCAGAACCATGGCCATAA